The Gloeobacter morelensis MG652769 genome contains the following window.
TTGGGTTGTCAGAAATCGCCTTGGGCGCACAGTAACCGGGCTCGCACCAGGCGAATTTCACTGTAAGAATATTCCTCGCCGAGGTGTTCTTTGACCGGCTTGAGCGTGGCCGTTCCGAGTTTGAGTAGGGCGGCTTCGATGGTGCACCTGCGCTTCGGCTCGACGAGGCCCTCGATGTCGATGTTCTCGCCCGCTTCGACTAGTTCGGCCAGGTGGCCTTCGATGGTTTCGGTTCGCAGGCTGCGCTGTTCGGCAATCTGCTCGATGCTCAGGCCCTGCTGCCACAGCTGTAGCGTGAGGGCATGGGTGGAGGCGGTGGGTGTACCTCTCGGTGGGCGGCGCTCCCGGTGGGCGGGGGCGGGCGGGGAAGTCTCTGCTTGCTCCGATGGTGGGAGAAGGGCGTGCACTTCGCAGTAGGTGCGGATTTCGGCGGTAAATGGGGTGAAGTAGGCTTCGGCCTTGCGGCTGCCGACGCCCGGGATGGCCAGAAACTGGGTCATCGTCTGGGGGCGCCGCTGGGCCATCGCTTTGAGGGCGGCGTCGGCAAAGACGACGTAGGGCGGCACGTTCTGCTCGTCGGCCAGGCGCTTGCGCAGGCGGCGCAGGTGCTCGAACAGTGCTGTGGCGGTGTCGTCTGTTGCCGCCTCGTCTGTGGGTTGGGGTGCGGTGGGGCGAGCGGGAAGCCGGGCGGCTATCACTGTCCGCTGACCGCGCAGCACTTCCCAGGAAAGGGCATTGAGCTTGAGCACCGGGTAGCCGTCGGTGGTCTCCGACAACAGCCCCTGGTGCAGGAGGGTGCGGCCCAGGTGCAACCATTCCGCCTCGCTGCGATCGGCGCCGATGCCGTAGGTGGAGAGCCGGTCGTGCCCCTGGGCACGAATTTTCTGGGTGTTCGCCCCGCGCAGCACCTGGGCGATGTGCCGCAGGCCAAAGCGCTCCTGGCAGCGGGCCACGCAGGAAAGCAACTTCTGAGCGTCCACGGTCCGCTCCTGGGTGGCGACCGGGCTGCGGCAGTTGTCGCAGCTGCTGCAGTCCGCTTCGGCGAGCGCTTCGCCAAAGTAGCCCAGCAGGATGCGCCGCCGGCAGACGGTGCTCTCGGCGTAGGCCAGCATCTGGGCAAGCTGCGAACGGGCGAGGCGCTGCTCCTGGGGATCGGACTTCTGGGCGATCAGATACTCGACTTTGGCCCGATCGCCCGGGCTGAAAAACAGTACGCAATCGGCCGGTTGGCCGTCGCGCCCGGCTCGGCCCGACTCCTGGTAGTACCCTTCGAGGTTGCGGGGCAGTTCGTAGTGAAAAACGGCGCGCACATCGGGTTTGGCGATCCCCATGCCGAAGGCCACCGTCGCCACCAGGACCGGCGCGTCGTCGCGCAAAAAGCGGGTCTGGTGCCGGGTGCGCTCCTCGGCCCCCATCCCAGCGTGGTACGGCAGTGCGTTCAGACCATCCGCCACCAGACGCTCGGCCAGGTTCTCGACCGCCCGGCGGCTCTGGCAGTAGACGATGGCACTTGCCCCGTCCAGCCGCCGCAGACGGTCCAACAATTCCGTGTAGGCCCCTTGGTCCTTGGCGAGGACTGCATAGTGCAGGTTCGGCCGGTCGAAACTGGCGATGTGAATGTGCGGATCGCGCAACTTCAGCTGCACCAGAATGTCCCGGCGGACGCGCTCGGTGGCCGTGGCGGTGAGCGCCAGGGTCGGCAGGGCCGCAAAGCGCTCGCGCACTGCCGCAAGCTGGCGGTACTCAGGCCGAAAGTCATGGCCCCATTCGCTCACGCAGTGCGCCTCATCGACTGCCAGAAGCGATAGACCCACCTGGCGCTGCACATACTCCAAAAACCCCAGACACTCCGCGCTCAAGAGCCGCTCCGGCGAGAGGTACAAAAGCTTCATGCGGCCCTGGGCGATCGCCTGTTCGCGCCGCGTCCGCTCGCCGGCGGCAAGGGTGCTGTTGAGGAAGGTGGCGGCGATGCCGTTCTCGCGCAGGCGATCGACCTGGTCGTGCATCAGGGCGATCAGCGGCGAGACGACCACCGTCAACCCGGGCAGCAGCAGGGCGGGCAGCTGGTAGGTGAGCGATTTGCCGCCCCCGGTGGGCATCAAGATGAGCTGATCGCGCCCGGCAATAGCCTGCTCGACGATCCGGCGCTGGCCGGATCGAAAGTGCTCGTGGCCAAAATGCCGCTTGAGGGCCTCATCCAGTTTTTGGTCGTCCACCGTCCGCTCCGCATCGCCTGCCCCAAAATCTGGCACACGCGGAGGGCACGGTCCAATAAAACCCACTTCCCAGTCGGTGCCAGCCACCTTTTAAGGTTCCCACCGCTCCAGCCCCCGGGTGGTGGCGAGCCTTTCGATGTTTTCTTGCAGCCCTGAAAAAGCCTGCCCCTGCCAGTTGCCACAGGCTGGATCACAGCCGAGCGCCCGAGCAATCTGATGGGCGAAGCGCTGGGGCAGGCATTGTTGATAAATCCGCCAGTACTCGTAGATGCACTCCCGACGCTTAACTAGCAGGGCACGGGTAGGCAGCGCGTCGCTTTTGGCCCGGTTGAATCTGGGCAAACAGGGTAGTAGATTCCGTAGACACCATGGTCTTGACCTGAAACATTGGTCCAACTGTTTGGGAGCAGATCACATATTCGGCGCTTTAAATAATTGATCCCTTTGCACCGATCTTAGGACTTGTTACAATTAGCGTCTCGATATCAATCTATCGACGGGTGGAGGCGTCCACGGTTCCACCTTATGTCCACACCTCCACAATACAAAGGCCGAGTTTGAACGACCAGCCCACTATCGATCTTGAAGGTTTCGCTTCAACAGCGGGCGGCGCGGCCACGAGCGCAGGTATCGTTTTCCAGCAACAGTTGGCCGCTTCAATTTGCGCTCGAATGCTTTCCGGTCAACCATTAGATGCCCGCTTCTTGCTTGGAGTCGCGACGCCGGCATGGGTCAGGTTCGAGACTGAGGCGCCTGTCGATGACATTCTCGTCGCAACATCTGCGGATGGCTTTGTGGCCATCCAGGCGAAGACCACCGTTTCGTTGTCCTGTGAACTGAACAGTCCCTTCGGAAAGACCGTCCTGCAATTTGTCAAGCATTGGATAGTCTGCCGAGACGGCGATAGAAGCTCCGGCTGGAACCGGCCGTTGGACCGCCAGCGGGACCGTCTCGTGCTGGCAGTCGGGCCGCAAACGCCGGCCACGATAAGGGTCCACTTGAGATCCGCTCTCCAAAGAAAAGGACAGCCCGGCGGGGGAGTGCCGACGCAAGCCCAGTCTCAGGCTTTCGATATCTTCGAGACCTGTGTCCAGACGGCTTGGTCTTCCATCACGTCCGAGACCTTCCCACAACAACTCTTGGACGACTTGATCCATCTGGTCGTGGTCCTGCCCTTCGACCCAAATGGTGCCGACGGCGATACCTCCGCGAATATCCTTTCAAAGGCACTACTAACGGGGGCTGACGCGGTCGGCGCCCTAGCCGGATTGGCCCTAATCTGCGGCCAGCTGATGGCTGAGCGACTCGGCGCAGACCTTGTTTCGCTGCGCCAGGTCTTGGTGACGAAAGGCGTGCGGTTATCGGAACCGCCACGCTACGGAAAAGACATCGCAGCGCTTCGTGCCCATTCCGAGAATGTTGCGAAATCCCTTGAACGGTACGAGGTGATCGAGGCGGAGCCAGGCCAGCCAATCTCGATCGAGCGAGAATGCCAGAGTGTAGTCAACGCGGCCGCAGAAGCCGGATCTCTGCTCATTGTCGGCGAACCGGGCGCTGGCAAGAGCGGGGTGCTGAATGCGCTTGCCAGGCAGCTTCGCGTGCAGGGTCACGATGTTCTGGAACTGGCGGTTGATAGCTATTCCGTGGAGAGCTTCGAAGGGCTCTCCAAAGAACTCAAGTTGGAAAACGGGCTGCTCGACGTCCTTAAAGCATGGGACGGCTCCGGGCCTGGCTGGCTCATCATCGACGCTCTGGACGCGACGCGTGGCAGCAAGGGCGAAGGTGTCTTTCGCGCCCTGATCGAACAGGTTCTCGACAGAAATACGCGGTGGCAGGTCATCGCGTCGATTCGGGCATTCGATCTGAGGATAGGCATGCAGTTCCGAAAGCTCTTTCGGGGAATGCCGCCGTCAACGGACTTATCGGAGCCCAGCTTCTCATCCGTCAGACACATCCGGATACCGCCCTGGTCGGCCTCGGAATTTGACCGCCTGTTAGAACAGGCGCCTCGCCTCGCCAGAGCCTTTGCTGGCGCTCCCGCGCGACTCCGGGAGTTGGCCGCTACGCCGTTCAACACGCGCCTCATCGCCGACCTGATCTCCGACGGGGCCCTGAACGCCAGCTTGAACAATGTGTCGTCGCAGACGGAGCTACTCCAACTTTATTGGGAGTACCGCATCGATCAATACGGCCTGCCAGCACTGGTCTGTCTCAAACGCATCGTCGAGATAATGGTCAATGGGAGGGCATTGAGAGCCCCGCTCCTCGAAGCTGCGGGCACGGATCCCGCGATGGTGGACGTTCTTCCGCGCGAGGGCGTACTGCTCCGGGTGGAAGGCGATCGGTGGATCCAATTCCGCCATCATCTTCTCTTCGACTTCGCTGTGGCTCAGCTGCTACTCGACCCTGAAGGTCTAGTCAACGGCACCATCCGCTTTCCGAAGGAGGAGGCTCAGGGCCTGGTGTTGGCGCCAGCTATGGCGTTCGTGCTCCAGAAGCTTTGGGACACCGAGACCAATCGCGCGCGATTCTGGCGAGTAGTCGTACATCTATTGACCGACACTTCAGGCGATCCTGTCATTAAAAGTGCGGTGGGTCGCATCAGCGCGGAGCACCCCACCGCCGATAACGACGCTCTGCGGCTGGCCGAGCAAGCGCATGTCGATGCTCGAGTTATTGTCGCGCTTTCCCACATAAGCAGTGCTCTCGCGGTCCGTCTCGAGGACGAGGTAGATACCCCACTCGAGCCATGGATTCGCCTAATCGGCGCGCTGGCGCCGAGTGCACCACTTCTGTCAGGCAGACTGCGTTTCCTGTTGTTCCTGTTTCTCGAACGGGCGACCGGGCAGACATCGCGGGCTGAACTCGGCTTCGCGGCCCGTTCGCTGTTGGCCTACGGCCTCTCCTTGCCCGATCCTGGAAACTTGATGAAGTCTGCAATCGGCTTCGTGGCGGACACCTACGGGACCGACCCGGATAGCTCTCGCGATCTGCTTGCAGCCCTATTGGCGCCCATGCGGTTGCAAAGCTTCGCTTCGGTCGAAATCCCTGCGCTTTGCCACAAAATCTCTGCGTTCGCTGAGTTAGATCCGATGTTCGCTATCAAAATCTACGCCGAAACCTACGGTTTCAATTTTACGGAGCAGCACAAGACCCTATTGTGGTCGAGCCAGATTCTGCCGCTCACCTCCAACACGAAACAGGACTACGAGATGGCGCGCTATGAGCTCGGAGAGTTTTTTCCGACGTTCCTAGAAAAGCAACCCAAGGCGGCAATCGACGCGCTAATCTGTGCCGTCGAAGGCTTCGTCGCGCGCGACCACGGGATTTCGCCGGAAGCCCGGGAGCACACCCTGAAGGTCAACAGCCGGATGGTGCGGATGCGCGAGGATCTGAGCTACGTTTGGGCACACGATCCCGACAATCCCCACGGTCAGGACGGCAGTGTTCTCCTCGCTAAGTTTCGCTAGCATTTGAAAACGGTTTCTGAAATGGAAGCGATCAGGCTTGCCGAGCAGGTTGTGAGAGACGCTTCGCTCGCCGTCTTTTGGTCCCGGCTGTTCATGGTCTCGGTCGAACGCGGCGACGGGCTGGTCGACTTTCTCTGGCCGTTCGCGTCGCAAGAGCCTTTTCTGGTCGCGCTGGACACCCGCAAGGACGCGATCGATGTGGTGTCCGCAGGGTGCGGGCGTCGGTCCGCCGCTGAGCGCCTTGACCTTGAGCAGCGGGCGTTCGGTTTCGACTTCTCGGTCTTCACCTACGCTGAGGACGCGCGGAATGCCTTGCTGCGTCGCCTCTTCACTGCGATCGGCCGCGACAACCTTCTCACGGAGGAGGCCCGTGCGACGTTGGCCGAGCCGGTCGAAGACAACGTCGAGCGCAATGAGCGGCTCTTCGTCATTCGAAGTTCGAGTGACGCGCCTCCGCCCTATCACTGGATCGACGGGCTCAA
Protein-coding sequences here:
- a CDS encoding ATP-binding protein translates to MNDQPTIDLEGFASTAGGAATSAGIVFQQQLAASICARMLSGQPLDARFLLGVATPAWVRFETEAPVDDILVATSADGFVAIQAKTTVSLSCELNSPFGKTVLQFVKHWIVCRDGDRSSGWNRPLDRQRDRLVLAVGPQTPATIRVHLRSALQRKGQPGGGVPTQAQSQAFDIFETCVQTAWSSITSETFPQQLLDDLIHLVVVLPFDPNGADGDTSANILSKALLTGADAVGALAGLALICGQLMAERLGADLVSLRQVLVTKGVRLSEPPRYGKDIAALRAHSENVAKSLERYEVIEAEPGQPISIERECQSVVNAAAEAGSLLIVGEPGAGKSGVLNALARQLRVQGHDVLELAVDSYSVESFEGLSKELKLENGLLDVLKAWDGSGPGWLIIDALDATRGSKGEGVFRALIEQVLDRNTRWQVIASIRAFDLRIGMQFRKLFRGMPPSTDLSEPSFSSVRHIRIPPWSASEFDRLLEQAPRLARAFAGAPARLRELAATPFNTRLIADLISDGALNASLNNVSSQTELLQLYWEYRIDQYGLPALVCLKRIVEIMVNGRALRAPLLEAAGTDPAMVDVLPREGVLLRVEGDRWIQFRHHLLFDFAVAQLLLDPEGLVNGTIRFPKEEAQGLVLAPAMAFVLQKLWDTETNRARFWRVVVHLLTDTSGDPVIKSAVGRISAEHPTADNDALRLAEQAHVDARVIVALSHISSALAVRLEDEVDTPLEPWIRLIGALAPSAPLLSGRLRFLLFLFLERATGQTSRAELGFAARSLLAYGLSLPDPGNLMKSAIGFVADTYGTDPDSSRDLLAALLAPMRLQSFASVEIPALCHKISAFAELDPMFAIKIYAETYGFNFTEQHKTLLWSSQILPLTSNTKQDYEMARYELGEFFPTFLEKQPKAAIDALICAVEGFVARDHGISPEAREHTLKVNSRMVRMREDLSYVWAHDPDNPHGQDGSVLLAKFR
- the recQ gene encoding DNA helicase RecQ, which gives rise to MDDQKLDEALKRHFGHEHFRSGQRRIVEQAIAGRDQLILMPTGGGKSLTYQLPALLLPGLTVVVSPLIALMHDQVDRLRENGIAATFLNSTLAAGERTRREQAIAQGRMKLLYLSPERLLSAECLGFLEYVQRQVGLSLLAVDEAHCVSEWGHDFRPEYRQLAAVRERFAALPTLALTATATERVRRDILVQLKLRDPHIHIASFDRPNLHYAVLAKDQGAYTELLDRLRRLDGASAIVYCQSRRAVENLAERLVADGLNALPYHAGMGAEERTRHQTRFLRDDAPVLVATVAFGMGIAKPDVRAVFHYELPRNLEGYYQESGRAGRDGQPADCVLFFSPGDRAKVEYLIAQKSDPQEQRLARSQLAQMLAYAESTVCRRRILLGYFGEALAEADCSSCDNCRSPVATQERTVDAQKLLSCVARCQERFGLRHIAQVLRGANTQKIRAQGHDRLSTYGIGADRSEAEWLHLGRTLLHQGLLSETTDGYPVLKLNALSWEVLRGQRTVIAARLPARPTAPQPTDEAATDDTATALFEHLRRLRKRLADEQNVPPYVVFADAALKAMAQRRPQTMTQFLAIPGVGSRKAEAYFTPFTAEIRTYCEVHALLPPSEQAETSPPAPAHRERRPPRGTPTASTHALTLQLWQQGLSIEQIAEQRSLRTETIEGHLAELVEAGENIDIEGLVEPKRRCTIEAALLKLGTATLKPVKEHLGEEYSYSEIRLVRARLLCAQGDF